The genomic segment CAGGACCTGTGATCCCTTCTTCCACTCCACTGAGACTCCAGGTTTAGAGAGCTCACAACGCAGAGTGACACTGGctccctcctcagcctcctGGCTCTCCAGCTTCTGTCTGAAGGTCACTGGTTGGGCTGAGCATTTATTAGTTGGTTAGCA from the Plectropomus leopardus isolate mb unplaced genomic scaffold, YSFRI_Pleo_2.0 unplaced_scaffold93411, whole genome shotgun sequence genome contains:
- the LOC121940739 gene encoding obscurin-like; translated protein: MKQMASVHELLINKVVPEDSGDYNCVCGDQKTTASLKIRAQPVTFRQKLESQEAEEGASVTLRCELSKPGVSVEWKKGSQ